A window of Daucus carota subsp. sativus chromosome 2, DH1 v3.0, whole genome shotgun sequence genomic DNA:
AAGGGTGAAATGCAGAAGTGCTCCCCGAAGTGAAGTGCTCGTATCAAATTAGTGAGTGAAGCGTTGGTATCAAATTAGTCAATTAACTTAACGGGGTATCGTTTGAATCactaaagtaaaataaatatcaaacatatACATCATATATGTGCTCGAGATCTAAACTTATTTTTATGGAGTTCTATTCATTTTTCTTGAACACTATTACAATTAAATGAAAAGTCATGAGTTTTAGTATTTTAGATAGTATATCGATATTTTCAAAATGTTCTGctgtttagttttaattttgtagttatttttttatttaaataaaaacaattagtaggtcaaattttaaaaatcgtaCTATATTATCTAAATATCAGCCCTTTACCTCAGCGAGCATTTTGAGATTTAAACCTTAACTAAAATTTGTCTTTAATCCATGTATTCAACAGAAGAGTTTGATCCGGGCAGGGTTTGGTGGCCCGAAAAGAAAGCCTTGCCTAGGCTACAAACCCACTGACAGAGCAACTTAAAATCTGAACTTTAACTTTAAGTTGTTTTCGATTTTAAACTCAAAAATATCTGTTTGTATAATaagtttgaagtttgaaataaGTCATAAGCTAACTTAAAGTCAAAAGTTAGTTTAAGATACCTATTCcagtgaaattttttaaaaaaatttttttgataaaagttaCTGATAAGTCATAAGCTACcagattaaatattttgaaataaggCAGCATGCAAAGAAAATAGAGGCACATCTATGCAGTGAAGCCAAATATCTAAATGAACAAGGCAAAATGCAAGTATAACACCAAATAGTAAGATAAACATATACGACTGGTTATACAAATATTGAGGGTTGAAACACTAACAGTAATTCTAATAACTAAGAATCTCGTGAATCACTCCACAATAAAACCTTATTGGTGAATAAATGACTGAAGCTAAATGTAAGGCATATAGAAAAAGATCAGTATACATGAGGTGGACTATCAACACTGGCTTCTAATTTCCCCAATAATTTGAAAACTCCGGCCAAAAAATGATTCCCCctgaatttaatttatactttcttccttttctgcttcaaaaattataatctgCACTTTCCCTTGGTTTCAATCAGATATCCTCATCTCAACTTTAAGAACGTCCTTTACTATCTCGTAAGTCACAAATGCAATTGCAATTGATGGAACCACCTGTGTAGAATCACAGGAGAATTAAAATGTTTCTGCAACAAGAAAGCTTAcaacagaaatttaaaaatttcctttaaaataaatcaataggATTGCGAGGTATTCACACCTCACCTTACTAGGCGAGTCCAGGAAAAAAAAGTATTGATAACTCTCATAAAGTTTGTACATTTGAACTACTATATAATTATTCTCTTTTGGAGGTGTCACATAAAAAGGTGCAACCACATTCagcaaaaacatatatataaacagaGTGGGACCTCTTGAATGGAAAAAAAATAACCTTGAGCTAAAGCCATATTAATCTACAAGcaagaaaatttagaaaattttcaaaCATTAGCCCTATCTACAGTAAACATCACATATATCAAATGATGAAGATATTAACTTGTGCAGCAAACTAACCTTTACCGAGTTGGGAACCAACCCTTTGTATAAAGCTCCGAACCCTTCGTACCGAACTGTTTTCCTGAATGTGTCTATCATACCGTTGTATTCTAGTTGCGCCTTGTTCTTCCCATCACCAGTAACGACTGAGGCAGCATCCTTCCAGCCCACCATTTGCATTCTTCTACGTATAACATCAAGAGGATATGCAACTGTCTGGCCAACAGTTCCAGCTGCAGCACCACATGCAAGCCTTGTTGTAACACCCAACCCACTGTCGTCCACTAGTCCAAATGGTCTGGATTTGACCAACCAGTCTTTCAGAGATTCATACACGGCAAAGTTGAGGCCAACATAAGGTATCTACAAGCACCAACATTAACCTCTTCAGGCTTCTTGCAAAGAAAATTACTAACAAGTTGATTTTGCTACTTGGTATTCTATATGTAGTCAACACAAACCAAATTTTTACAGCTCATCCATAACCAGAAGGAGACAATTATTATGCAAAATTAATCAGCAATGGACTTGTTAGAGCAAgttattgtttatatatttatcccATGCACATCATTAATGATGTAATAAAACACAGTACAAAAATAAAACAGCTATATTACGAAGCAGGAAACACATAAATCCTAAAGCGCAAAACAAACAAATTCTAAACAGACTAATACTAAAACAACAGGACCTGAAGGGCACATGCTATTCATTTAAACAAGAACCCAAGATGGAAGTATAAGgttcaaatattcaaattttgggAAAGAATATTAATCAAGCAGTAAAATTAATTAGTACTTACAACTCCAATCACAGAAGGAAGCCATCCTTTGTATAATGCACGAGGTCCTTCTTCACGAAGAACTGTTGCAAGAGCATGAGCGATTCCTCTATACTGGCATGGAGAATTGCCTGACTGCAAAATAGGCATAAAAGGTGAACTCCCTGCTATAAACTAGGGTGGACCTGATTCCGTTAGATCCAAATTGCATGAAATTTAGATAGGCACACACTCGTCTCCACTGAGGCTCGAAACATCAACCTTTAGTAACCAAGGACTTGGGGATAACccataaatattatattcattattaATCTGTAAGCTATACCTGGACTGTTATCCGACCTCGTACCAGGTCCATAGGATAAGTAGCCGACATAGCAATTATTCCAGCACATGCTCCTGCTCCAAGGCGTAGAAGAGGAGTAAGTTCAGCATCCTCTGCAAGTGGGAAGTAAGAAAAACCATactattaatgaattgatttcTTATGGAATTACAAACCCTCTATAAACCAGAATGTCGTGTAGCTTTACCAGACCCCCCTTAACAGTAACCAAAATAAACTAACAGAGTTTTACAAAAATGTCTTGTGCTGATAAATAGGCATGAAGATAAGCTGATAAAGAAGGTGATTTGATTAATAACTACGAGGGGGAAGGATGATCTCACCATTTCCAGTTTGCCGCCTATAGAGCCACAATATTCCCCTGTTAAAAGTCAAACCCAAAACCTTAATACgtattatatctaacatatttAATGCCACTATTATGTCTGGGATCTGGAGATTATGTACTGCAATAGATTTCTTTTGTCAACATGGCTATAATAGATTACAAAGAAGAATAAtgcattcaaatattttttcagaTAACACGTATAAGAAACTACAATATGACCTGCGCATATAGTTCAACAAAATGTAATAAAGCAAGAAAACCCTAAAAACCTGGTGATGCAAGTAAATCAAATATTATCTTGAAAAGTTTCCGAAAAGTCTCAGTTAAAGTTCCAATGCAAGTATTTACAAATTGAGTCACACAATTTGTTAGGGCTTGGGAGGTCGTCAGTGTACTAACGAGAGAGGGGTTTGTTTAGGCAACTGCACTGCCAAATGGTCCAGTCACCAGAAATTTGAACTACTGTTACTAACGACTTTTCTTTGCAATTCTGAGTACTCATATTGTGCTATAAGCAGACAATTCCCATCAACTGTTAGGATATAGGTAGAGTTCGCAATCTTACTATGACTGGAAGCCAATAAAAGGTAAGGTCCCAAGGACATTTCCCTTAATACAACAACAGAACATCAGCATTCACTAATTTCTTGTATTCTTTCTACAAAAAAGATATGTATTGTATATGGATACTACAGGAATTAAAAGGTAAAACTCTACCGGGCAGGATAAATATACCTACTGAGAATGAGAATAAATGCACGGCCTTATGGCTATGTCGCCCAACTTGCATATACCAAAAGGAAAAATTTTAGTAACAATATACTTTAGTATCATAAGAACTGCATGCACATGTTTCAATGCACCACAGAACTGTTTGTAAAGATATTTTACATTCATCATACATTTGGCAAACAATTACTAGTCACTTATCTTGGTATAGCAAGTTTATATAAAGATAAATCTGCTTAAGTTGCGGCCACTTTCACACCAAGAGATGTGAAATCAAGATGCTGGCAGCTTTTCTAATTATAAGAGTAACATATTATATTGTCAAATTTAAAGAATATCTCATGCTTAAAAGAAATTCATATTCTGTAGTTGAGCAGGAGAAAAACACTCAATATTTTCCATCTATTAATTTCATGGCAGGAAATACAAAAACATACTTGGAAGCTTCCTCGTAGCTATAAAACTTAACGGCGGAGTTTGGCACAATGCGAGCGCAATTAGTGCCATTGCCTTTGAACAATCCTCGAAAACCCTCAGTTCGCCATATATATTTCAAACCCTGGACTGTTCCATTATATTTTATGCTATGCGGGTTCTGAACCTGCAATATATACACCACatacaatatataaatttctaaaataGCCAAATGAAGGCCAAAACTTTTTTCTGACAGAAAAGAAACGAGCAAAGTGCACCTTATGTATCGCACTTAACCTGTCAGACCATTAAGTGAGAGTTTTGAAATGGAGTATTTCAAGTGATCTGACACGTTAAGTGcaagtacacaaagtgcactttactaagaagaaaagaaagtgaaagttttaatttctGTGACGTGTTCCCAAGTGATATTTTGAGAAGAGAAGGAAAAGAAACCAAAAGATTGAGAAAGAAACTCCTCTA
This region includes:
- the LOC108209234 gene encoding mitochondrial adenine nucleotide transporter ADNT1, whose product is MASEDVVGKTGETAVTRIVNLAEEAKIAREGVKAPREFDWLTITKSLIAGGVAGGVSRTAVAPLERLKILLQVQNPHSIKYNGTVQGLKYIWRTEGFRGLFKGNGTNCARIVPNSAVKFYSYEEASKGILWLYRRQTGNEDAELTPLLRLGAGACAGIIAMSATYPMDLVRGRITVQSGNSPCQYRGIAHALATVLREEGPRALYKGWLPSVIGVIPYVGLNFAVYESLKDWLVKSRPFGLVDDSGLGVTTRLACGAAAGTVGQTVAYPLDVIRRRMQMVGWKDAASVVTGDGKNKAQLEYNGMIDTFRKTVRYEGFGALYKGLVPNSVKVVPSIAIAFVTYEIVKDVLKVEMRISD